In Streptococcus sp. SN-1, a single genomic region encodes these proteins:
- a CDS encoding class I SAM-dependent rRNA methyltransferase, which produces MNRIRVSKRVEKKLAKGLVLLEASDLENVNLKDQEVEVQSQEGTFLGTAYLSQQNKGLGWFVSKDKVAFNQAFFETLFRQAKEKRKSYYQDDLTTAFRLFNQEGDGFGGLTVDLYGDYAVFSWYNSYVYQIRQTISEAFRQVFPEVLGAYEKIRFKGLDYESAHVYGQEAPDFFTVLENGVLYQVFMNDGLMTGIFLDQHEVRGSLVDGLAMGKSLLNMFSYTAAFSVAAAMGGASQTTSVDLAKRSRELSEAHFQANGLSTEAHRFIVMDVFEYFKYAKRKGLTYDVIVLDPPSFARNKKQTFSVAKDYHKLISQSLEILNPGGIIIASTNAANVSRQKFTEQIDKGFAGRSYQILNKYGLSADFAYNKKDESSNYLKVISMKVSK; this is translated from the coding sequence ATGAATAGAATAAGAGTTAGCAAAAGGGTTGAAAAGAAGCTCGCTAAGGGGCTAGTTTTACTAGAAGCCAGTGATCTTGAGAATGTCAATCTTAAGGATCAGGAAGTAGAAGTGCAGAGTCAGGAAGGAACCTTTCTTGGAACTGCCTACCTTTCGCAGCAAAACAAGGGCTTGGGCTGGTTTGTTAGTAAGGACAAGGTGGCCTTCAATCAAGCTTTCTTTGAAACGCTGTTTAGACAAGCTAAAGAAAAGAGAAAATCCTATTATCAAGATGATTTGACAACTGCCTTTCGTCTCTTCAACCAAGAGGGAGATGGCTTTGGCGGTCTGACAGTGGACCTTTATGGCGACTATGCTGTCTTTTCTTGGTATAACTCTTATGTTTATCAGATTCGTCAGACCATCTCAGAAGCCTTTAGACAGGTTTTTCCTGAGGTCTTAGGGGCCTATGAGAAAATCCGCTTTAAGGGTCTAGACTATGAATCTGCTCATGTTTATGGTCAAGAAGCACCTGACTTTTTCACTGTTCTGGAAAATGGTGTCTTGTATCAAGTCTTTATGAATGATGGCTTGATGACAGGGATTTTCCTTGACCAGCACGAGGTTCGAGGTAGCTTAGTTGACGGTTTGGCTATGGGCAAATCCTTGCTCAATATGTTTTCCTACACAGCAGCCTTTTCAGTAGCTGCGGCCATGGGGGGAGCAAGCCAGACTACTTCTGTTGACCTAGCTAAACGTTCACGAGAATTGTCGGAAGCGCATTTTCAGGCAAATGGGCTCAGCACAGAGGCCCATCGTTTTATAGTCATGGATGTTTTTGAGTATTTCAAATATGCTAAACGAAAAGGTTTGACCTACGATGTCATTGTCCTAGATCCGCCTAGCTTTGCTCGGAACAAAAAACAAACATTTTCTGTGGCCAAGGATTATCACAAGTTGATTTCCCAGAGTCTTGAGATTTTAAATCCGGGAGGGATTATCATTGCTAGTACCAATGCTGCCAATGTATCCCGCCAGAAATTTACAGAACAAATTGATAAAGGCTTTGCAGGAAGAAGTTACCAGATTTTAAACAAATACGGTCTTTCAGCAGATTTTGCCTATAATAAAAAAGATGAAAGTAGTAATTACCTCAAGGTGATTAGTATGAAGGTTAGTAAATGA
- the aroD gene encoding type I 3-dehydroquinate dehydratase — MKLIVSVMPRSLEEAQVLDATRYLDADIIEWRADYLPKEAILQVAPAIFEKFAGRELVFTLRTRSEGGEIDLSPEEYIHLIKEVAQLYQPDYIDFEYYSYKDVFEEMLDFPNLVLSYHNFQETPENMMEILSELTSLNPKLVKVAVMAHTEQDVLDLMNYTRGFKTLNPEQEYVTISMGKVGKVSRITADVTGSSWSFASLDEASAPGQISLASMKKIREILDEA, encoded by the coding sequence ATGAAATTAATTGTTTCAGTAATGCCAAGAAGTTTAGAGGAGGCTCAGGTTCTGGATGCCACGAGGTACCTAGATGCCGACATCATTGAATGGCGTGCCGACTATCTGCCTAAAGAAGCGATTTTGCAGGTAGCTCCAGCTATTTTTGAAAAATTCGCTGGCCGTGAGTTGGTTTTCACGCTGAGAACTCGCTCTGAAGGGGGAGAAATCGACCTTTCTCCAGAAGAATATATCCATCTAATCAAGGAAGTGGCACAACTCTATCAACCAGACTATATTGATTTTGAGTACTATAGCTACAAGGATGTTTTTGAGGAAATGTTGGACTTCCCAAATCTCGTTTTGAGTTACCATAATTTTCAAGAAACACCTGAAAATATGATGGAAATCTTGTCAGAGTTGACGAGCCTAAATCCAAAACTTGTTAAGGTTGCAGTGATGGCTCACACGGAGCAGGATGTCTTAGACTTGATGAACTATACACGAGGTTTTAAAACTCTCAATCCTGAACAGGAATATGTGACCATTTCTATGGGCAAGGTGGGCAAGGTCTCTCGTATCACTGCGGATGTGACGGGTTCTAGTTGGTCTTTTGCCAGTCTGGATGAGGCTAGTGCCCCAGGTCAGATTTCTCTAGCTAGCATGAAAAAAATCAGGGAGATTTTGGATGAAGCTTGA
- a CDS encoding shikimate dehydrogenase, which produces MKLDGYTRLAAVVANPIKHSISPFIHNSAFEATDTNGAYVAWEIEAGDLAETVANIRRYQMFGINLSMPYKEQVIPYLDELSDEARLIGAVNTVVNENGNLIGYNTDGKGFFKSLPSFTITGKKMTLLGAGGAAKSILAQAILDGVSQISVFVRSVSMEKTRPYLDKLQEQTGFKVDLYALEDVSELQARIAESDLLVNATSVGMDGKSSPVPESINLPETLLVADIIYQPFETPFLKWARSQGNPAVNGLGMLLYQAAEAFQLWTGKEMPTEEIWQSLTEKYQ; this is translated from the coding sequence ATGAAGCTTGATGGCTATACACGTTTAGCTGCAGTTGTTGCCAATCCTATTAAGCATTCTATTTCCCCCTTTATTCACAATAGTGCCTTTGAGGCGACAGATACCAATGGTGCTTATGTGGCTTGGGAGATTGAAGCGGGTGATTTGGCAGAAACAGTGGCCAATATTCGTCGCTACCAGATGTTTGGCATCAATCTTTCCATGCCCTATAAGGAGCAGGTGATTCCTTACTTGGATGAGCTGAGCGATGAGGCGCGCTTGATTGGTGCGGTTAATACGGTTGTTAATGAGAATGGCAATTTAATCGGATATAATACAGATGGCAAGGGATTTTTTAAGAGCTTGCCTTCTTTTACAATTACAGGTAAGAAGATGACCCTGCTGGGTGCAGGTGGTGCGGCCAAGTCTATCTTGGCGCAAGCTATTTTGGATGGCGTCAGTCAGATTTCGGTCTTTGTTCGTTCAGTTTCTATGGAAAAAACAAGACCTTACCTAGACAAGTTACAGGAGCAGACAGGCTTTAAGGTGGACTTGTATGCTTTAGAAGATGTTTCTGAACTGCAAGCAAGGATTGCTGAGTCGGATTTACTTGTCAATGCGACAAGTGTAGGAATGGACGGTAAATCATCTCCAGTTCCTGAAAGCATCAATTTACCAGAAACTCTCTTAGTAGCTGATATCATTTACCAACCCTTTGAAACACCATTTTTGAAATGGGCTAGAAGTCAGGGCAATCCAGCGGTTAATGGTCTGGGAATGTTGCTCTATCAAGCTGCAGAAGCTTTTCAACTGTGGACAGGCAAGGAAATGCCGACAGAAGAAATTTGGCAGTCTTTAACAGAAAAATACCAATAA
- the aroB gene encoding 3-dehydroquinate synthase — protein MKIRIDIPHHPYDIQIEKGCLAQAGQWLRELWQPQKVVIVTDNHVASLYAEKVKLSLEDAGFQVAVFDFLEGEERKNLTTVQKVYEFLVKQGLTRSDGIVALGGGVVGDLAGFVASTYMRGIHFVQIPTSLTAQVDSSIGGKTGVNTPFAKNMVGTFAQPDGVLIDPLVLETLGKRELIEGMGEVIKYGLIEDPELWALLTELDGSVESILKYAETLIEHSCQVKRKMVVEDELDNGVRLYLNFGHTIGHAIEATAGYGKVMHGEAVAMGMVQIAKVAEEKGLMPTGITQSITDMCQKFGLPIDYENWDVDKLYQALTHDKKSRGNTLKLVLVPELGSATIHPVSLEEMKDYLVK, from the coding sequence ATGAAAATCAGAATCGATATTCCTCATCATCCTTATGATATTCAGATTGAAAAAGGTTGTCTGGCTCAGGCTGGTCAATGGTTGCGAGAACTCTGGCAACCACAAAAAGTGGTCATCGTAACAGACAACCATGTAGCTTCTCTTTATGCAGAGAAGGTCAAACTCAGCCTAGAAGATGCTGGTTTTCAGGTAGCTGTATTTGACTTTTTAGAAGGCGAAGAAAGAAAGAATTTAACCACTGTTCAGAAAGTCTATGAATTCCTAGTTAAGCAGGGGCTGACTCGTAGCGATGGAATCGTGGCTCTTGGTGGCGGTGTCGTTGGGGATCTGGCAGGTTTTGTAGCCTCTACCTATATGCGGGGCATTCATTTTGTTCAGATTCCGACTAGTTTGACAGCCCAGGTTGATTCTTCTATCGGTGGAAAGACAGGCGTTAACACTCCATTTGCTAAAAATATGGTGGGGACCTTTGCCCAACCAGATGGGGTTCTGATTGACCCACTTGTTCTTGAAACCCTCGGAAAAAGAGAGTTGATTGAAGGAATGGGTGAGGTCATCAAGTATGGCTTGATTGAGGATCCAGAATTATGGGCTCTTTTGACGGAGCTGGATGGTTCTGTGGAGAGCATTTTGAAATACGCAGAGACCTTGATTGAACATTCTTGCCAGGTTAAGCGCAAGATGGTGGTTGAGGATGAGTTAGACAATGGTGTTCGTCTTTACCTCAATTTTGGCCATACTATTGGCCATGCCATTGAAGCTACTGCCGGGTATGGAAAAGTCATGCATGGAGAAGCTGTGGCCATGGGAATGGTACAGATTGCCAAGGTTGCTGAGGAAAAAGGCCTTATGCCAACTGGCATTACCCAGTCCATTACAGATATGTGTCAGAAATTTGGCCTACCTATCGACTATGAAAACTGGGATGTAGATAAGCTTTATCAAGCTTTGACTCATGACAAGAAATCGCGTGGCAATACCTTGAAGTTGGTCTTGGTGCCAGAGCTTGGTTCAGCGACCATTCACCCAGTTTCTCTAGAAGAGATGAAAGACTATTTGGTAAAATAA
- the aroC gene encoding chorismate synthase, whose product MRYLTAGESHGPRLTAIIEGIPAGLPLTVEDINGDLKRRQGGYGRGGRMKIESDQVVFTSGVRHGKTTGAPITMDVVNKDHQKWLDIMSAEDIEDRLKSKRKITHPRPGHADLVGGIKYRFDDLRNSLERSSARETTMRVAVGAVAKRLLAELDMEIANHVVVFGGKEIDVPENLTVAEIKERAAQSEVSIVNQDREQEIKDYIDQIKRDGDTIGGVVETVVGGVPVGLGSYVQWDRKLDARLAQAVVSINAFKGVEFGLGFEAGYRKGSQVMDEILWSKEEGYTRRTNNLGGFEGGMTNGQPIVVRGVMKPIPTLYKPLMSVDIETHEPYKATVERSDPTALSAAGVVMEAVVATVLAQEILEKFSSDNLEELKEAVAKHRDYTKNY is encoded by the coding sequence ATGAGATATTTAACTGCAGGAGAATCACACGGTCCCCGTCTGACGGCTATTATTGAAGGAATTCCAGCAGGACTTCCTTTGACAGTAGAGGACATCAATGGCGACCTTAAACGCCGTCAGGGTGGCTACGGTCGTGGCGGTCGTATGAAGATTGAGAGCGACCAGGTTGTCTTTACTTCGGGCGTTCGCCACGGGAAGACGACAGGGGCTCCCATTACCATGGATGTCGTCAATAAAGATCACCAAAAATGGCTGGACATCATGTCTGCAGAGGACATTGAAGATCGCCTTAAAAGCAAACGAAAAATCACCCATCCTCGGCCAGGTCATGCCGACTTGGTTGGGGGCATCAAGTACCGTTTTGATGATTTGCGAAATTCTTTGGAGCGTTCGTCAGCTCGTGAAACCACCATGCGGGTGGCAGTTGGGGCAGTAGCCAAACGCCTCTTGGCTGAGCTGGATATGGAGATTGCCAACCATGTCGTAGTCTTTGGTGGCAAGGAAATCGATGTTCCTGAGAATCTCACAGTTGCTGAGATTAAGGAAAGAGCTGCCCAGTCTGAAGTTTCTATTGTCAACCAAGACCGGGAACAGGAAATCAAGGATTATATTGACCAAATAAAGCGTGACGGTGATACCATTGGTGGAGTTGTCGAGACAGTCGTTGGAGGTGTTCCAGTTGGTCTTGGTTCCTATGTTCAATGGGACAGAAAATTGGATGCCAGACTTGCCCAAGCAGTTGTCTCTATCAATGCCTTTAAAGGGGTGGAATTTGGTCTTGGATTTGAAGCTGGTTATCGTAAAGGCAGCCAAGTTATGGATGAAATTCTCTGGTCTAAAGAAGAGGGCTATACCCGTCGCACCAACAATCTGGGTGGCTTTGAAGGTGGTATGACCAATGGCCAGCCTATCGTTGTTCGTGGAGTTATGAAGCCTATTCCTACTCTTTATAAGCCTCTTATGAGTGTGGATATCGAAACCCACGAACCTTACAAGGCAACTGTTGAAAGAAGTGATCCGACCGCCCTTTCAGCTGCAGGAGTGGTCATGGAAGCCGTTGTGGCAACGGTTCTGGCACAAGAAATCCTCGAAAAATTCTCATCAGACAATCTAGAGGAATTAAAAGAAGCGGTAGCTAAACACCGAGACTATACAAAGAACTATTAA
- a CDS encoding prephenate dehydrogenase encodes MAKTVYIAGFGLIGASMALGIKRDHPDYEILGYNRSQASRDIALKEGMIDRATDDFASFAPMADIIILSLPIKQTIAFIKELADLDLKEGVIISDAGSTKSAIVDAAEQYLAGKPVRFVGAHPMAGSHKTGAASADVNLFENAYYIFTPSSLTGQDTLEEMRDLLSGLHARFIEIDAKEHDCVTSQISHFPHILASSLMEQTAVYAQEHEMARRFAAGGFRDMTRIAESEPGMWTSILLSNRETILDRIEDFKERLDEVGQAISKGDEEQIWNFFNQAREQRQAMEIHKRGGVDSSYDLYVDVPDEEDVILRILELLRGTSLVNIHINEENREDIHGILQISFKNAQDLERAEHLITENTDYTVVIK; translated from the coding sequence ATGGCAAAAACAGTCTATATCGCAGGTTTTGGTTTGATTGGTGCCTCAATGGCTCTCGGTATCAAGCGCGATCATCCAGATTATGAAATTTTAGGTTATAATCGCAGTCAAGCTTCGAGAGATATCGCTTTGAAAGAAGGTATGATTGACCGTGCAACGGATGATTTTGCCAGTTTTGCTCCTATGGCAGATATCATCATTCTCAGCTTGCCAATCAAACAAACCATTGCTTTCATTAAGGAGTTGGCCGACTTGGACTTGAAAGAAGGCGTCATTATCTCAGATGCTGGTTCGACCAAGTCAGCCATTGTGGATGCGGCGGAGCAATATTTGGCTGGCAAACCTGTTCGTTTTGTCGGGGCCCATCCCATGGCTGGTAGTCACAAGACAGGGGCTGCTTCTGCGGATGTTAATCTCTTTGAAAATGCCTATTATATCTTTACACCTTCGAGTCTGACAGGTCAGGACACGCTTGAGGAAATGAGGGACTTGCTTTCAGGTCTTCATGCTCGTTTTATCGAAATTGATGCCAAGGAGCATGATTGTGTCACTTCTCAGATTAGCCATTTTCCTCATATTCTGGCTTCTAGTCTTATGGAGCAGACGGCAGTCTATGCTCAAGAACATGAGATGGCAAGGCGCTTTGCGGCAGGTGGTTTTCGAGATATGACCCGAATTGCGGAAAGCGAGCCGGGTATGTGGACCTCCATTCTCTTGTCCAATCGTGAGACTATTCTAGACCGTATTGAGGATTTCAAGGAACGTTTAGATGAGGTTGGACAAGCCATCAGCAAGGGAGATGAAGAGCAAATCTGGAACTTTTTCAACCAAGCGCGTGAACAACGCCAGGCCATGGAAATCCATAAGCGTGGTGGTGTGGACAGTTCTTACGACCTCTATGTCGATGTTCCCGATGAAGAAGATGTCATCTTGAGGATTTTGGAATTGCTTCGTGGAACTTCCTTGGTTAATATTCACATCAATGAGGAAAACCGTGAGGATATTCACGGGATCCTACAAATTTCATTTAAAAATGCTCAAGACTTGGAACGAGCCGAGCACCTCATAACAGAAAATACCGACTACACAGTCGTCATCAAATAA
- a CDS encoding YlbF/YmcA family competence regulator produces the protein MSNIYDSANELSRGLRELPEYKAVKAAKDAIAADAEASKIFTEYVAFQEEIQKLAQTGQMPDASFQDKMEGFGKQIQGNSLLSEFFTKQQQLAIYLSDIEKIVFEPVSELLK, from the coding sequence ATGTCAAATATTTACGATAGTGCAAACGAACTCAGTCGCGGTCTGCGCGAATTACCAGAATACAAGGCTGTTAAAGCAGCTAAAGATGCGATTGCAGCAGATGCTGAGGCAAGCAAAATTTTTACAGAATATGTTGCCTTTCAAGAGGAAATTCAAAAACTAGCACAGACAGGTCAAATGCCAGATGCTTCCTTCCAAGATAAGATGGAAGGCTTTGGCAAGCAGATTCAGGGGAATAGCCTCTTATCAGAATTCTTTACCAAGCAACAACAATTGGCAATTTACCTTTCTGACATTGAAAAAATTGTTTTCGAACCAGTTTCAGAATTGCTAAAATAA
- the aroA gene encoding 3-phosphoshikimate 1-carboxyvinyltransferase produces MKLKTNISHLHGSIRVPGDKSISHRSIIFGSLAEGETKVYDILRGEDVLSTIQVFRDLGVEIEDKDGVITIQGVGMDGLKASQNALDMGNSGTSIRLISGVLAGADFEVEMFGDDSLSKRPMDRVTIPLKKMGVSISGQTDRDLPPLHLKGTKNLRPIQYELPIASAQVKSALMFAALQAQGESVIIEKECTRNHTEDMLQQFGGHLSVDGKKIAVQGPQKLNGQKVVVPGDISSAAFWLVAGLIVPNSRLVLKNVGINETRTGIIDVIRAMGGKLEMTDIDPVAKSATLTVESSDLKGTEIGGALIPRLIDELPIIALLATQAHGVTVIKDAEELKVKETDRIQVVADALNSMGADITPTADGMIIKGKSALHGSRVNTFGDHRIGMMTAIAALLVADGEVELDRAEAINTSYPSFFDDLECLIHG; encoded by the coding sequence ATGAAACTAAAAACAAACATTAGCCACTTACATGGCAGTATCCGCGTTCCAGGTGACAAGTCTATCAGTCACCGTTCCATTATCTTTGGAAGTTTGGCTGAGGGTGAGACAAAGGTTTATGATATTTTAAGGGGCGAGGACGTGCTCTCAACTATTCAAGTTTTTCGTGACCTTGGTGTTGAGATTGAGGATAAAGATGGGGTTATTACCATTCAAGGTGTCGGTATGGACGGCCTAAAAGCTTCGCAAAATGCCCTTGATATGGGAAATTCTGGCACCTCTATTCGCCTGATTTCAGGTGTCCTTGCAGGGGCCGACTTCGAAGTAGAGATGTTCGGAGACGACAGTCTTTCCAAACGTCCTATGGACCGTGTGACTATTCCATTGAAAAAAATGGGCGTTAGTATTTCAGGGCAAACTGATCGAGATCTGCCTCCCCTTCACTTAAAAGGGACGAAAAACCTAAGACCTATTCAATATGAGTTGCCAATTGCCTCTGCCCAAGTCAAGTCAGCCTTGATGTTTGCAGCCTTGCAGGCTCAGGGGGAGTCTGTTATTATCGAAAAAGAGTGCACCCGTAATCATACTGAAGATATGTTGCAACAATTTGGTGGTCATTTAAGTGTGGACGGTAAGAAAATCGCAGTCCAAGGGCCACAAAAACTGAATGGACAAAAGGTGGTTGTTCCAGGAGATATTTCCAGTGCAGCCTTTTGGTTAGTTGCAGGTTTGATTGTTCCAAATTCTCGTCTAGTGCTGAAGAATGTTGGTATTAACGAAACGCGTACAGGTATCATTGATGTCATTCGCGCCATGGGTGGAAAATTGGAAATGACTGATATTGACCCAGTCGCTAAATCTGCTACCTTAACTGTTGAGTCTTCAGACCTCAAAGGAACAGAGATTGGTGGCGCTTTGATTCCACGCTTGATTGATGAATTGCCCATTATTGCTCTTCTGGCTACCCAAGCACATGGTGTAACAGTTATCAAGGATGCTGAGGAACTTAAGGTTAAGGAAACAGACCGCATTCAGGTTGTGGCAGACGCTTTAAATAGCATGGGTGCGGATATCACACCTACAGCAGATGGAATGATTATCAAAGGAAAATCAGCCCTTCACGGTTCTAGAGTCAATACTTTTGGAGACCACCGTATCGGTATGATGACAGCTATCGCAGCTCTCTTGGTTGCAGATGGAGAAGTGGAGCTTGACCGTGCTGAAGCCATAAATACCAGCTATCCTAGCTTCTTTGATGATTTGGAGTGCTTGATTCATGGCTAA
- a CDS encoding shikimate kinase, whose product MAKVLLGFMGAGKSTIARGLDSDYLDMDALIEKRLGMSIAEFFAEKGEVAFRQIESEILAELLQTDQVVSTGGGVVISQRNRDLLKTNSDNIYLKADFETLYHRIAADKDNQRPLFLNNSKEELTSIFQERQAWYEEVASRVLDVTKLSPEEIIEELR is encoded by the coding sequence ATGGCTAAGGTATTACTAGGATTTATGGGGGCTGGCAAGTCCACTATTGCAAGAGGTTTAGACTCAGATTACCTCGATATGGATGCCCTGATTGAGAAACGCTTAGGTATGTCCATTGCGGAATTTTTCGCTGAAAAGGGCGAAGTGGCCTTTCGTCAGATAGAGTCAGAAATTCTAGCGGAGTTACTACAAACAGACCAAGTTGTGTCAACTGGTGGAGGAGTGGTTATTTCTCAACGAAATCGTGACTTACTAAAGACCAATTCTGATAACATCTACCTGAAAGCAGATTTTGAAACCCTCTACCATCGTATCGCAGCTGATAAGGACAATCAGCGCCCGCTTTTTCTAAATAATAGCAAGGAAGAACTAACATCTATTTTTCAAGAAAGACAGGCTTGGTATGAGGAAGTGGCCAGTCGGGTTTTGGACGTGACCAAGTTAAGCCCAGAGGAAATTATAGAGGAACTGAGATGA
- the pheA gene encoding prephenate dehydratase has product MKIAYLGPKGSFSHHVVQTAFPHEELQAFANITDVIKAYEQGLVDYSVVPVENSIEGSVHETLDYLFHQARIQAVAEIVQPIHQQLMVVPGHTKIEKIFSHPQALAQGKKFIDEQYPEAQIEVTASTAYAARFISEHPDQPYAAIAPRSSAEEYGLELIAEDIQEMEANFTRFWVLGAEGAAIPLQAQTEKMSLALTLPDNLPGALYKALSTFAWRGIDLTKIESRPLKTALGEYFFIIDVDYTDKDLVHFAQKELEAIGIQYKVLGAYPIYPISDHGKERR; this is encoded by the coding sequence ATGAAAATTGCTTATCTAGGTCCCAAGGGATCATTTTCACACCACGTAGTGCAGACAGCTTTTCCTCATGAGGAATTGCAGGCCTTTGCCAACATTACAGATGTCATCAAGGCCTATGAGCAAGGTTTGGTGGACTATTCTGTGGTGCCAGTTGAAAATTCTATCGAGGGTAGTGTTCATGAAACCTTGGACTACCTTTTTCATCAGGCTCGCATCCAAGCAGTGGCAGAAATCGTTCAGCCTATTCATCAGCAGTTGATGGTGGTTCCAGGTCATACTAAGATTGAAAAGATTTTTTCTCATCCACAGGCCTTGGCTCAAGGAAAGAAATTCATCGATGAACAATATCCAGAGGCCCAAATCGAGGTAACAGCTAGTACAGCTTATGCGGCCCGTTTTATTTCCGAACATCCAGACCAGCCTTATGCAGCCATTGCTCCTAGAAGTTCTGCAGAAGAATATGGTTTAGAACTGATTGCTGAGGATATTCAGGAAATGGAAGCCAATTTCACACGTTTCTGGGTTCTGGGAGCTGAAGGTGCAGCTATTCCCTTGCAAGCACAAACTGAGAAAATGAGTTTGGCCTTGACCTTACCTGACAACCTTCCAGGTGCACTTTATAAGGCTCTTTCGACCTTTGCTTGGAGAGGAATTGACCTGACAAAAATTGAAAGTCGTCCACTCAAGACAGCGTTGGGCGAATACTTTTTCATTATCGATGTGGACTATACTGATAAGGACTTGGTCCACTTTGCCCAAAAAGAATTAGAAGCCATCGGAATCCAGTATAAGGTTCTGGGTGCCTATCCTATTTATCCAATATCAGACCATGGAAAGGAGAGAAGATGA
- a CDS encoding LCP family protein, with protein sequence MSKENPLSHHEQLRYDYLFKNIHYLNEREKKEFAYLQDKLNRASNDATSENQELTEDYRKSSANTSIPSYNSRSRSERYQKINSLPKKKTKKRKLRWGRIFAGLLTLLACLALGMIFMFLKGYTNANPDKNVNARAAQVEVFNGQDTRDGVNILIMGTDGRIGQNSAETRTDSIMVLNVGGSDKKIKLVSFMRDNLVYIDGYSQVINGRKQTDNKLNVAYELGEQEGQKGAEMVRQVLKDNFDLDIKYYALVDFQAFATAIDTLFPDGVTIDAQFSTLNGRPLTEATVGDDLHATETESPTQTIKVGKQQMNGSTLLNYARFRDDDEADYGRTKRQQQVLTAVLQQLKDPTKLFTGSEALGKVFAMTSTNVPYTFLLTNGLSFLDGAQNGIEKLTIPELGDWVDAYDVYGGLGLLVDQNKYQNKLSQMGLR encoded by the coding sequence ATGAGTAAAGAAAATCCCTTAAGCCACCACGAGCAGTTACGTTATGACTATCTCTTTAAGAATATTCATTACCTCAATGAGCGAGAAAAAAAAGAGTTTGCTTACTTGCAAGATAAATTAAACAGGGCAAGTAATGACGCCACCTCAGAAAATCAGGAATTGACCGAGGATTATAGAAAGTCAAGTGCTAACACTTCGATTCCTTCTTATAATAGCCGTAGTCGTTCTGAGAGATACCAGAAAATCAATTCTCTTCCAAAGAAAAAAACTAAAAAGCGGAAGCTACGGTGGGGGCGCATTTTCGCAGGTTTACTTACTCTCTTAGCTTGTCTAGCATTGGGTATGATTTTTATGTTCTTAAAAGGTTACACCAATGCTAATCCAGATAAAAATGTCAATGCCCGGGCAGCTCAAGTAGAAGTCTTTAATGGTCAAGATACCAGAGATGGAGTTAATATTTTGATCATGGGTACAGATGGGCGAATCGGTCAAAATAGTGCTGAGACGCGGACGGACTCTATTATGGTATTAAATGTTGGCGGCTCAGATAAGAAAATTAAGCTGGTCAGCTTCATGCGTGATAATTTGGTTTATATAGACGGTTACAGTCAAGTGATTAACGGTAGAAAACAGACGGATAACAAGTTAAACGTAGCCTATGAGTTAGGAGAACAAGAGGGGCAAAAAGGGGCAGAAATGGTTCGCCAAGTCTTGAAAGATAATTTTGACTTGGATATTAAGTACTATGCCTTGGTCGATTTTCAGGCCTTTGCCACAGCGATTGACACACTTTTCCCTGATGGGGTGACAATTGATGCTCAATTTTCAACATTGAATGGGCGCCCACTAACAGAAGCTACAGTCGGAGATGATTTACACGCTACTGAGACTGAGTCTCCAACCCAAACCATCAAAGTCGGAAAACAGCAGATGAATGGATCGACCCTGCTCAATTATGCTCGTTTCCGTGATGATGATGAGGCGGATTACGGCCGTACCAAAAGACAGCAACAAGTACTGACAGCAGTTCTTCAGCAACTCAAAGATCCAACCAAGCTCTTTACAGGCTCGGAGGCACTTGGCAAGGTATTCGCAATGACCTCAACGAATGTTCCTTATACCTTCCTGTTAACAAATGGCTTGTCTTTCCTAGACGGAGCTCAAAATGGCATTGAAAAATTGACGATTCCAGAACTTGGTGACTGGGTAGATGCCTACGATGTTTATGGAGGCTTGGGCTTGCTTGTCGATCAAAACAAATATCAGAATAAATTGTCTCAGATGGGCTTGAGATAA